A window of Chloroflexi bacterium ADurb.Bin180 genomic DNA:
GCGCGGTCTCTAGGCGCAAACCGAACTAGTATACACAGAATCGCTTGCTTGGCAAATCACCGCGTCCGCCTGGGGACCATCCCAGCCTATGCTGCACCACCTACACTGTATCCGCCGGACAACTCCCGGATTCTATCAGCCGGAAGCTCGGCGTAATGATTGAACTCCATCGTGAACGTGCCTCGCCCCTGAGTCATCGAGCGAACATCGGTGGCATAACCGAACATCTCCACCAGTGGCACCGTGCAACGCAGCGCCTGATAACCTTCAGCTCGCGGCTCCATACTCTCGATATTGGCCCGCCTCGAGTTGAGCCCGCTCAGTACTTCGCCCAGGAATCCTTCCGGCACGACCACCTCGACGCTCATGATCGGTTCCATCATCGTCGGCCTGGCCTGGGCGACACCCTTGCGCATGGCCAGCGCTGTGGCCACTTTGTAAGCCATCTCGGTCGACTCACCGACCACGTACGAACCGTCAACCAGCGTCACCCGCAGGTCCACCAGCGGATAACCGGCAATGACACCACTCTCCGTGGACTCGCGCACGCCCTGCTCGACCGCCGGAACAAACTCGGCCGGGACCCTGTCTGGAGACACCCGGCTCTCAAAACAGATGCCGGCGCCCCTTGGCAGCGGCTCCAGCTCGAGCCACACGTGGCCGAATTGCTCACGGCCGCCGGTCTGGCGTTCGAACAGCCCTTCGCTGCGTGCCTTCTGCGTGATGGTCTCACGGTACGACACCTGTGGTTTGCCCACGTTTGCTTCGACGTGAAACTCGCGCAGCATGCGATCAACCAACACTTCGAGGTGCAATTCCCCCATACCAGAGATGACAGTCTGTCCTGTCTCTTCCTCCGTTCGCACCGTGAAGGTGGGATCCTCTTCGGCCAGCCGCCGGAGCGAATCTGCCAGTTTGTCCTGATCGGCCTTGGTTCTCGGCTCGACGACCACCGAGATCACCGGCTCGGGAAACTTGATCGACTCGAGCACAATCGGGTGAGCCGGGTCGCAGAGCGTGTCACCGGTGAAAGTGAACTTGAATCCTACCACGGCCCCGATATCCCCGGCCCTGAGCAAGGGCACCTCTTCGCGCTGGTTGGCATACATGCGCAAAAGCTTGCCGACCCGTTCCTTGCGCTCCTTGGCCGCATTCGACACCACCGAGCCAGCCCTGAGCTGGCCTGAGTAGACCCTCACGTAGGCCAACCTTCCGGCAAACGGATCCGAAACGATCTTGAAAGCCAGCGCCGCGAGAGGAGCATCTTCACTCGGCGCCCGGCTCTCCTCTTGCTTCAGGAAGGGATTCTGCCCGACAATCGGTGGAATGTCCCGTGGGGAGGGAAGCAGGTCGACAATGGCATCCAACAACGGTTGAATTCCTTTGTTGCGCAGTGCCGTCCCACAGAACACTGGCACCAACTGAGAGCGGATCGTGGCCTTGCGTAGAGCCAGCCGCAGTTCCTGCGGTGTGATCGCGGTGCCTTCCAGGTATTTGGTTGTCAAACACTCGTCAGTATCGGCGATTGTCTCGATCAGGGTTTCGCGCCACCGGGCTACATCTGCATGTAGTTCGGGGGGTACCTCTTGAACGTCCATGACCGTGCCCAGATCGTCGGCGTAGAGGATCGCTTTGTTCTCAATCAGATCCACCACACCGCGAAAGGATGATTCTGCTCCAACCGGCACTTGCATCACCAGCGGTGACGCCTTGAGCCGGCCGCGAATCATTTCCACGGCGCGCCAGAAATTCGCCCCGATTCGATCCATCTTGTTAACGAAACAGATCCGTGGCACCCCAAACCGATTGGCCTGATGCCACACGGTCTCGGACTGGGGCTCTACGCCCGCCACGGCGTCAAAAACCACCACGCCGCCATCCAAGACCCGCAGACTCCGCTGCACTTCCGCCGTAAAGTCGATATGACCCGGCGTATCAATGATGTTAATCTGACAATCGTGCCAGGAGCAGGTAATAGCTGCCGCGGAGATGGTTATGCCGCGTTCCCTCTCCTCATCCATCCAGTCCGTGACAGTGGTCCCATCGTCGACATTCCCCATGCGATAGGTCCGCCCAGTGTAGAACAGGATACGCTCTGTAGTAGTCGTCTTGCCTGCATCTATATGGGCGATGATCCCGATGTTTCTAACCCGCTCTAGTGGAGCTACCTCAGACATGGGTTTCTCCGACGGCCACGCTGATCCTTCTTGGCATCACTCCCGGGCGCAGACTTGAGCCATCACCTACCAGCGATAGTGGGCAAAGGCGCGGTTAGCCTCGGCCATCTTGTGAGTGTCTTCACGCTTCTTGATGGTGTTACCCAGGCCCTTGGCCGCGTCCATCAGTTCATCGGCCAGCTTCTGCGCCATGGTCTTGCCAGAGCGGCTGTGCGCCGAGGCAATCAGCCAGCGAATGGCCAGGGCAGTGCTGCGATACTCGGGCACCTCGACTGGCACCTGATAGGTCGCGCCGCCGACGCGGCGAGGCTTCACTTCGATAACCGGCATAGAGTTGCGCAGAGCCGTTTCGAAAGTCTCGATCGGATTCTTCTGAGTGCGCTCTTCGATAATGGCACACGAGTCGTAAAAGATGCGCTGCGCGGTGCTCTTCTTGCCGCGCTCCATCAGTTTGTTGATGAACTGTGCCACCGAAACCTTCCCGTACTTGGGATCAGGTATGGTCCTTCGGCGTGGAACTGCTCCGTCTCTTGGCATCTCTGGCTCCTTTACTGAGCGGCTTCTTTGGGAGTCTTGGCCCCGTACTTGGAGCGCGCCTTCTTGCGGTTTTCCACTCCCGCCGAGTCAAGCGTGCCGCGCACGATGTGGTAGCGCACACCCGGCAGATCCTTGACCCTGCCCCCACGAACGAGAACCGCCGAGTGCTCCTGCAGGTTGTGCCCTTCGCCAGGGATATAGGCCGTGACTTCGATGCCGTTGGTCAGGCGGACGCGGGCGATCTTGCGCAACGCCGAGTTCGGCTTCTTTGGCGTCATCGTCTTGACCTGGGTGCACACGCCGCGCTTTTGCGGTGAGTATGTTCCATGGGCAACCAATCCGCGCAGCGAATTGCGTGTCATACGCAGCGCAGGTGCCTTGGTCTTTTTGCTCAGTTGCTTGCGTCCCTTCCGGACCAGCTGATTGATGGTCGGCAACTCTTCCTCCCTATTCTTGAACGGCCCCACGGGGCGCCTCGAGGCACAGAATGCCGAGGCTGCCCCTATAGGGCACTCAGCCTCGGCATCAGCGGTCTCACACTCCGTACTGTTCCTGAGGCAATTGTGACTGACGAAAAGCCATTCTAAACACAAATGCCCAAACTGTCAAACGCGGCCGTCGCCCTCGCGACGATGCCTCCCATGTCAGTCCCTTGCCTCAGCCTAGCCTACTCGCGGCCGGCGTGCATAGCCTGGAAGCCCCAGGCCAAGGCCGAGCTTGGGCATAAAGTCCTCGCTCTCATCGCGGCCAAACTGCACCAGTTCGCCGTTCTCGTTCAGCACCTGCACGGCAAGCCCAAGCCCTTGCAGCTCCTTGACCAGCACGCGGAACGACTCGGGAATGCTCGGTTCCTGGATGCGCTCACCCTTGACGATGGCCTCGTAGGCCTTGACGCGGCTGTTGACATCGTCCGACTTGACCGTCAGCATTTCCTGCAGAGTGTGCGCTGCGCCATACGCCTCGAGCGCCCAGACCTCCATCTCGCCAAAGCGCTGACCGCCCTGCTGCGCCTTGCCACCGAGCGGCTGCTGTGTCACCAGGCTGTACGGTCCGGTGGACCGGGCATGGACTTTGTCCTCCACCAGGTGCGCCAGCTTCATCATATAGATGACGCCTACGGTGACCGGCCGGTCGAATGGTTCGCCGGTCTTGCCGTTGTAGAGAATGGCCTTTCCAGAGGTCGGCAGGGGTATGTTCCTGGCTTCGCTGGCCTTGCGTGCCTCCAGCTCCAGTTGCTCATCGCGAATGCCGCTTACATCCACTCCCAGGTCAGACAGCCAGAGGCGAAGACAGGC
This region includes:
- the fusA_3 gene encoding Elongation factor G; the protein is MSEVAPLERVRNIGIIAHIDAGKTTTTERILFYTGRTYRMGNVDDGTTVTDWMDEERERGITISAAAITCSWHDCQINIIDTPGHIDFTAEVQRSLRVLDGGVVVFDAVAGVEPQSETVWHQANRFGVPRICFVNKMDRIGANFWRAVEMIRGRLKASPLVMQVPVGAESSFRGVVDLIENKAILYADDLGTVMDVQEVPPELHADVARWRETLIETIADTDECLTTKYLEGTAITPQELRLALRKATIRSQLVPVFCGTALRNKGIQPLLDAIVDLLPSPRDIPPIVGQNPFLKQEESRAPSEDAPLAALAFKIVSDPFAGRLAYVRVYSGQLRAGSVVSNAAKERKERVGKLLRMYANQREEVPLLRAGDIGAVVGFKFTFTGDTLCDPAHPIVLESIKFPEPVISVVVEPRTKADQDKLADSLRRLAEEDPTFTVRTEEETGQTVISGMGELHLEVLVDRMLREFHVEANVGKPQVSYRETITQKARSEGLFERQTGGREQFGHVWLELEPLPRGAGICFESRVSPDRVPAEFVPAVEQGVRESTESGVIAGYPLVDLRVTLVDGSYVVGESTEMAYKVATALAMRKGVAQARPTMMEPIMSVEVVVPEGFLGEVLSGLNSRRANIESMEPRAEGYQALRCTVPLVEMFGYATDVRSMTQGRGTFTMEFNHYAELPADRIRELSGGYSVGGAA
- the rpsG gene encoding 30S ribosomal protein S7, whose product is MPRDGAVPRRRTIPDPKYGKVSVAQFINKLMERGKKSTAQRIFYDSCAIIEERTQKNPIETFETALRNSMPVIEVKPRRVGGATYQVPVEVPEYRSTALAIRWLIASAHSRSGKTMAQKLADELMDAAKGLGNTIKKREDTHKMAEANRAFAHYRW
- the rpsL gene encoding 30S ribosomal protein S12 is translated as MGPFKNREEELPTINQLVRKGRKQLSKKTKAPALRMTRNSLRGLVAHGTYSPQKRGVCTQVKTMTPKKPNSALRKIARVRLTNGIEVTAYIPGEGHNLQEHSAVLVRGGRVKDLPGVRYHIVRGTLDSAGVENRKKARSKYGAKTPKEAAQ